In a genomic window of Chrysemys picta bellii isolate R12L10 chromosome 1, ASM1138683v2, whole genome shotgun sequence:
- the LOC135975934 gene encoding uncharacterized protein LOC135975934: MQSSPAVMAVQSGNRKRAPAWTDREVLDLIAVWGDESVLSELRSKRRNAKIYEKISKDMAERGYSRDATQCRVKIKELRQGYQKTKEANGRSGSHPQTSRFYEALHSILGAAATTTPPVTVDSEDGILSTAGSSDMLGDGEDEEGDEEGEAVGSSHNADFPDSQDLFITLTEIPYEASPAITPDTESGEGSATPSATVSQPSLESHSQRLARIRRRKKRTREDMFSELMASSQAQAAQQTQWRENLTRMHQANMDREERWRQEDQQATQTLLGLLREQTDTLRRLVDVLQERRQEDRAPLQSISNRPPPPPSPIPTSPKVQRRRGGRVPANSHSTPAESSSSRRLSFPKI; encoded by the exons atgcagagctctccagcagtgatggccgtgcagtctgggaatagaaagagagccccagcatggactgatcgtgaagtcttggatctcatcgctgtgtggggcgatgagtccgtgctttccgagctgcgatccaaaagaaggaatgcaaagatctacgagaagatctctaaagacatggcagagagaggatacagccgggatgcaacgcagtgccgcgtgaaaatcaaggagctgagacaaggctaccagaagaccaaagaggcaaacggacgctccggatcccatccccagacatcccgtttctacgaggcactgcattccatcctcggtgctgccgccaccactaccccaccagtgaccgtggactctgaggatgggatactgtccacggccggttcctcagacatgttaggggacggggaagatgaggaaggagatgaggagggcgaggcagttggcagctctcacaacgctgatttccccgacagccaggatctcttcatcacccttacagagatcccctacgaagcgtccccagccattaccccggacacagaatctggtgaaggatcagcca ccccgtctgcgactgtctcacaacctagcctggaatcacactcccagaggctagcgcggattaggcgtaggaagaagaggacacgggaggacatgttctctgagcttatggcctcttcccaagcccaggcagcacagcagacccagtggcgggagaacttgacccgaatgcaccaagccaacatggatcgggaggagaggtggcggcaggaagaccagcaggcgactcaaacgctgcttggactactgagggagcaaacggacacgctccggcgccttgtggatgttctgcaggaacggaggcaggaggacagagccccgctgcagtccatctctaaccgccctcccccgccaccaagtcccatacccacctcacccaaagtgcaaagaaggagaggcggcagagtccctgctaactctcactccacccctgcagagagctctagtagcagaaggctctcatttcccaaaatttga